A DNA window from Sylvia atricapilla isolate bSylAtr1 chromosome 6, bSylAtr1.pri, whole genome shotgun sequence contains the following coding sequences:
- the TCP11L1 gene encoding T-complex protein 11-like protein 1 isoform X1: MQGKCQEVDFALLRVRIVSVKGGMMIMLLEENQLKMSQNPDKLNSSEEKLSGLEDDQEENLDNLDQSVRKRIRQSAPGSHGDDTPKSSPSRPVSIEELMETAKGVTNMALAHEIVVNGDFQIKPAELPEHSLEKKVRDIVHKAFWDCLEAQLKEDPPTYDHAIKLLGEIKESLLSFLLPGHTRLRSQITEVLDLDLIKQEAENGALDISKLVTFVIGMMGTLCAPARDEDIKKLKDIHEIVPLFRAIFSVLDLMKMDMANFAVSSIRPKLMQQSAEYERKKFQEFLEKQPNSLDLVTKWLQEAADDLVKLGHEMLPPHSSDGATGGAAALCFTAVQNQAYLKLLKWDHMNRPFPETVLMDQTRFLELQLELEQLLVVGTVLLVTFSAAGPALVDVPGFTEKIKTIVKVLLTGMHLPSFNLKESLATVGEKVCAEVNSSLCQHGFTPFSAEREAVLKGQIQAVASPDNSICKLIDSRIQKFLENYLASSQQKSLPAIPGGLGPIQRELEEIAAKYIRLVNYNRMVFSPYYDAVLGKILTKEESQIVGKSQES, translated from the exons atgcagggaAAGTGCCAAGAAGTAGACTTTGCTCTATTAAGAGTCAGGATTGTTTCTGTGAAAGGAGGGATGATGATCATGCTTCTGGAAGAG aACCAACTGAAAATGTCTCAGAATCCTGACAAGCTAAATTCAAGTGAAGAGAAGTTGAGTGGTTTGGAGGATGATCAGGAGGAGAACTTGGACAACTTGGATCAGTCTGTCCGAAAAAGAATACGACAGAGTGCTCCAGGGTCACACGGAGATGATACACCAAAGT CCAGTCCCTCTCGGCCTGTGTCAATAGAAGAGCTCATGGAGACAGCAAAGGGAGTCACCAACATGGCACTGGCACACGAAATTGTGGTGAATGGAGACTTCCAGATAAAACCAGCTGAATTGCCAGAACACAG CTTAGAGAAGAAAGTCAGAGATATTGTGCATAAAGCTTTCTGGGATTGTCTGGAAGCTCAGCTAAAGGAAGACCCCCCGACATATGATCATGCAATTAAGCTATTGGGAGAAATTAAAGAG AGTCTTCTGTCTTTCTTGTTGCCTGGTCATACTAGACTGAGAAGCCAGATTACAGAAGTTCTTGACCTGGATTTGATAAAACAGGAGGCAGAGAATGGGGCCCTTGACATTTCTAAGTTGGTCACATTTGTTATTGGGATGATGGGGActctgtgtgctcctgctcGAGATGAAGACATTAAGAAACTGAAAGATATTCATGAAATAGTTCCTCTTTTCAG agCAATTTTCTCTGTATTAGACCTAATGAAAATGGATATGGCAAACTTCGCTGTCAGTAGTATTAGGCCAAAATTAATGCAGCAGTCTGCTGAAtatgaaagaaagaagtttcAGGAGTTTCTTGAGAAACAGCCAA ATTCTTTAGACCTTGTCACAAAGTGGTTGCAAGAAGCAGCAGATGATCTTGTAAAGCTGGGACACGAAATGTTGCCTCCCCATTCTAGTGATGGTGCCActggtggagctgctgccttgtgcTTCACTGCTGTACAAAATCAGGCCTATCTGAAGCTCCTGAAGTGGGATCACATGAACAGGCCTTTTCCAGAA ACGGTGCTCATGGACCAGACGCGCTTCCTGGagctccagctggagctggagcagctgctggtggtggggaCAGTGCTGCTGGTCACCTTCAGTGCAGCAGGCCCAGCCCTCGTGGACGTGCCTGGATTCACTGAGAAAATCAAAACCATCGTCAAGGTGCTGCTGACGGGAATGCACCTCCC CTCCTTTAACCTGAAGGAATCCCTGGCCACCGTGGGTGAGAAGGTGTGTGCTGAAGTGAACAGCAGCCTTTGCCAGCATGGCTTTACCCCGTTCTCAGCTGAGAGAGAGGCTGTGCTGAAGGGACAGATCCAGGCAGTGGCCAGCCCAGATAACTCCATCTGCAAGCTCATAG attctCGAATTCAAAAGTTTCTGGAGAATTATCTTGCGTCCAGTCAGCAGAAATCATTGCCTGCCATTCCTGGAGGATTAGGCCCTAttcagagggagctggaggagattGCTGCCAAGTACATTCGTCTTGTCAACTACAACAGAATGGTCTTCAGCCCTTACTATGATGCAGTCCTTGGCAAAATACTGACTAAGGAGGAATCCCAAATTGTAGGGAAGTCACAAGAATCATAA
- the TCP11L1 gene encoding T-complex protein 11-like protein 1 isoform X2 — protein MSQNPDKLNSSEEKLSGLEDDQEENLDNLDQSVRKRIRQSAPGSHGDDTPKSSPSRPVSIEELMETAKGVTNMALAHEIVVNGDFQIKPAELPEHSLEKKVRDIVHKAFWDCLEAQLKEDPPTYDHAIKLLGEIKESLLSFLLPGHTRLRSQITEVLDLDLIKQEAENGALDISKLVTFVIGMMGTLCAPARDEDIKKLKDIHEIVPLFRAIFSVLDLMKMDMANFAVSSIRPKLMQQSAEYERKKFQEFLEKQPNSLDLVTKWLQEAADDLVKLGHEMLPPHSSDGATGGAAALCFTAVQNQAYLKLLKWDHMNRPFPETVLMDQTRFLELQLELEQLLVVGTVLLVTFSAAGPALVDVPGFTEKIKTIVKVLLTGMHLPSFNLKESLATVGEKVCAEVNSSLCQHGFTPFSAEREAVLKGQIQAVASPDNSICKLIDSRIQKFLENYLASSQQKSLPAIPGGLGPIQRELEEIAAKYIRLVNYNRMVFSPYYDAVLGKILTKEESQIVGKSQES, from the exons ATGTCTCAGAATCCTGACAAGCTAAATTCAAGTGAAGAGAAGTTGAGTGGTTTGGAGGATGATCAGGAGGAGAACTTGGACAACTTGGATCAGTCTGTCCGAAAAAGAATACGACAGAGTGCTCCAGGGTCACACGGAGATGATACACCAAAGT CCAGTCCCTCTCGGCCTGTGTCAATAGAAGAGCTCATGGAGACAGCAAAGGGAGTCACCAACATGGCACTGGCACACGAAATTGTGGTGAATGGAGACTTCCAGATAAAACCAGCTGAATTGCCAGAACACAG CTTAGAGAAGAAAGTCAGAGATATTGTGCATAAAGCTTTCTGGGATTGTCTGGAAGCTCAGCTAAAGGAAGACCCCCCGACATATGATCATGCAATTAAGCTATTGGGAGAAATTAAAGAG AGTCTTCTGTCTTTCTTGTTGCCTGGTCATACTAGACTGAGAAGCCAGATTACAGAAGTTCTTGACCTGGATTTGATAAAACAGGAGGCAGAGAATGGGGCCCTTGACATTTCTAAGTTGGTCACATTTGTTATTGGGATGATGGGGActctgtgtgctcctgctcGAGATGAAGACATTAAGAAACTGAAAGATATTCATGAAATAGTTCCTCTTTTCAG agCAATTTTCTCTGTATTAGACCTAATGAAAATGGATATGGCAAACTTCGCTGTCAGTAGTATTAGGCCAAAATTAATGCAGCAGTCTGCTGAAtatgaaagaaagaagtttcAGGAGTTTCTTGAGAAACAGCCAA ATTCTTTAGACCTTGTCACAAAGTGGTTGCAAGAAGCAGCAGATGATCTTGTAAAGCTGGGACACGAAATGTTGCCTCCCCATTCTAGTGATGGTGCCActggtggagctgctgccttgtgcTTCACTGCTGTACAAAATCAGGCCTATCTGAAGCTCCTGAAGTGGGATCACATGAACAGGCCTTTTCCAGAA ACGGTGCTCATGGACCAGACGCGCTTCCTGGagctccagctggagctggagcagctgctggtggtggggaCAGTGCTGCTGGTCACCTTCAGTGCAGCAGGCCCAGCCCTCGTGGACGTGCCTGGATTCACTGAGAAAATCAAAACCATCGTCAAGGTGCTGCTGACGGGAATGCACCTCCC CTCCTTTAACCTGAAGGAATCCCTGGCCACCGTGGGTGAGAAGGTGTGTGCTGAAGTGAACAGCAGCCTTTGCCAGCATGGCTTTACCCCGTTCTCAGCTGAGAGAGAGGCTGTGCTGAAGGGACAGATCCAGGCAGTGGCCAGCCCAGATAACTCCATCTGCAAGCTCATAG attctCGAATTCAAAAGTTTCTGGAGAATTATCTTGCGTCCAGTCAGCAGAAATCATTGCCTGCCATTCCTGGAGGATTAGGCCCTAttcagagggagctggaggagattGCTGCCAAGTACATTCGTCTTGTCAACTACAACAGAATGGTCTTCAGCCCTTACTATGATGCAGTCCTTGGCAAAATACTGACTAAGGAGGAATCCCAAATTGTAGGGAAGTCACAAGAATCATAA